In the genome of Urocitellus parryii isolate mUroPar1 chromosome 7, mUroPar1.hap1, whole genome shotgun sequence, the window CCCACTCCAGGACTGCAGGATGAGAGGCACCCTAGGAGAGTAACATGTATATAGGAAATCTGGGGCCTCAAACATGAAATACCCTACTTTCTAAACAAGGTGAAGTGGAACTCTATCTCAAGAAAATGACATATATCATTCAGGCAAAGACCATTGCACCTGCCAGGTGCCCAGCAGCAGAGAGCATCAGGCGAAGGCAGACGGAGAATAAGGTAGCCCACTGTGTCACCAGCAGGGATAGGGAAGCACCTCTGATAGCTCCCCATGCTCTCAATTATAGAGGTGAAAGttgggagcagggaggggagacGTGCAAGAGCAGGTGGCACCCTTGCTACCTGGTACCCAGATCCTAGATTGGAATTTCTCTGGACATACTCCACACATGTAGTACATATCTGGCCCACAGCAGACATTTAATACTAACATTCAACATGAAAAATTGAATGGAAGCACGTAATGAAGGTTAGTGCCCATCTCcctaccccacccaccccaccctagCTTTCCCAGTTTAGGAGTCCTATTTGTTGGGTAGAGGAGGGTGTTCCCTTGGCACAGAAGCTTGCTTAAATAACATGGTGTTCCCTGGGTCAGGTATGGTGTGGTCTCCTGCAATGCCAGTTTCTGGGCAGCGCTTAGGCTTCCACAGTCCATAGGCCCTGGTTGCATGCCAGCTCACTGGGTGGAAGGGTATAAATCTCAGCTACTCTTGAGCCCTGCCACATGGGCACCTAAGACTTCCAACAGCAACATGAAGTTGGGAGGCTTCCTTCTCCTTGCGGCACTCATCTTCCTCAGCCTTGAGTTACAGGAGCTTCAGGCTGCGGTGAGACCATTGCAACTTTTGGGTGAGTCCAGCCAGAATGCGGACCTATTCTTCTTCAAATGAAAACTCTAGAAAGTAGAATTTCAGTGtgcaggaggaagggggagaaggaggaaagattcTCCTAAAGAGACACTGAAaggaccccccccacacacacacacacacaacacacacacacactttggtgGCCACCTCGAAGCTTCCCTGAGCAGGAGTTCTCTCCTGcccctgctttctctttctctttctcctggtTCATTCCACCATCTGGACTCTCTGTTCTTCTCCTTCTGTCCCCTCATCAGCCATCCTCCATCTCCCTCTTCACTAGCTTCTTTCTTGAATTatctggagaaaatatttgctgtagCATGCTAAACGTGAACCATCACGACTTCTTCTCCCTTTACCACCACCATTTTCAAAGGAGTATTCTTAATTCTCTGTAACTTGGTTCCTAACAGCTTGAAGAGAATAATGGCTTCAGGAGAATAATGGGGGCAGGAATCCAGGCTGTGGATTCCTGCCCCCATTATTCTCCTGAAGCTTCTCCCCGTGGTCCCCTTGACAAATCCCCTGACTTCTCAATTGCAAAGTCTTCAACCTCCACAGCATCTAATATTGTTTGTCCTCCTTTAGTCCTCAAGCTTTCTTCTCTCCTGGATTATCTTTCACTGTAATATTATTCTTCTCCCTAAATATTAGAGGATTCGATTTActcctctctcttctttgctCTTTTCCTCCCGCCCCATCCATTTTGGTCCATTCTTTGAAACTGTTTCTTCACCTGCTCCTTCAACTCTCACTGCCCCACTGTTTCTGGCCTGATTGCTCCATCTCAACAGCTTCTAACACCTTTCCCTGACTCTGGAGTTTTCCTTTTGCAGTTTACATGGCTGTTGAATCCTGTTCCATCCTATGCTCCCACACCAGAATGATCCTCCCAAGTGAATAACCTCTCTTGGCCTATCAAATGAAATCTCAAGTCCACAGGTCCTGGACAtctgcctttgtttgtttgtttgtttgtttgtctccTGCTTCCGTTTCCTGCTTAGCTTCCAGCTACTCATAATACTTATGCAGACTTCCATTTGCCATTCCTTCTGGATTCCTCTTATTCCAGGGTGGGGAGTAAGACCAATGAGGTGCCTAGGGTTCAAGATTTAAAGCTGCACTGGATAGCAAGGTTGTGCACAAGTTCCTCCTTAAGTTTTGGACGCTATGCACGTCACTGACCTCCCCCTCACTCCAACCCGGTTGCATTTTCCCATTGTGAATTTTTGCTAGTAATTCTTTTCTCAcaacactccacctgcctcctccCACTAATTCTGCCTTCAAAATATCCTTGCTCTTCAAGATTCACCTTTTACAATTACTCTAATTGGAAGTAACGACTTACTTCCTCTGAGCCCCCTGAGTCCTCTGGATCAGGTCTCTTGGGACACTTGTGAaatattgttgggttttttttaacatttaaaatttttttttaaattgtagacgGGCACACTAcctttgttttatctatttatctatctatctatctatctatctattttacatggtgctggggatccaacccagtgcctcacatgtgctaggctagtgctctaccactgagccacaaccagtcCTGCTACTTTATTTTTAGTACTTGGAATGTAAGTCTTATCTCAACTGTTAGATTCCGAGCTGCTTGTCTTACATCTCTATATTTCCTGAATAACCTCCTCTATGCTTGATATATAATAAGAAATCAACAGTAAGTACTTATGAGTGACTAAACTGCCATCAGTGGGGACAAGGGATCTTTGATGTCCTCACAACAAATTAACAACAGCTCCTGGGAACATGGAAGGATCACACTAATTCCTATAAAGTACATCATAGACATCCCCCAGGGCCCTTGTTACACCCCTCAGATACTGCTAGTCAATCATGGCACTCTTTTCTCTCTGAATATGGATATGGCATCTGAGTCTGCTCAGCACAGTACCAAAGAGCCACCTCCATTGATTGGAGTTCACAATGGAGAATgagctttattttttcctgctagATCTAAgggccccattttacagaggaggaaacaaaaGCCAAGAGAAGTCCAGAGATAGAATCAGGTAGAGCAATTCCTGAAAACAGCAAAGTAGCCAATCTAGGCACAGCATACATTCATCTACAGCACTGCATGGTACTTTGCTAGAAGCCCCTGTGAGATCTTAACCAGATCTTTAGTCCTACTTCATTGGTTCCAAAAACCAATCTTGAGACTCTGGGAACTTGGAGACTCTCCACTCAGGTCAAGAGTGACTCCTTGAAATTTAGAGATGTGCTCTTCGTGTCAGGTCAATTTCACCATGTGGGCCAGCAGAAGGCCGAGGGACCAGGCAGGTCAGGGGTGAATCCCACTTCTGTATCTATTAGCAGGCAAGTCATATCTGTGAATCCCAGCCTCAAaaacctataaaatggggatagttAGACTCATCGCAACTGCAGGGGACCCTTGAAGACAGTCAGTAAATGTGAGTCTCCCCTTCCTTGCAGTGTGGGGAAGTGAGGACATTTGGGGGGCCTCTTTGCACTTATCCTCCACAAACACAAACACTCTCTCCCCATCTCTAAAGTAGGCTTTACTTTATTGAGGTTATTTAACTGAAATATACAATACGTTAATGAGTATTAGTCTGCCAGtaatcatttataaattataatactaAACTGAAAGAAAGAAGTGGAACTTCTTCCTTAAAACTGGACTGTCATCCCCAGTGCTTGAGCCTCAGGCACAGTGGTTTTCAGCTGGTCTGTTCTAACTTAGGGGCCTGTGCTGAGCTCTGCAGAGGTGACTGGGACTGTGGACCAGGGGAGCACTGTGTCAGCACCGGGTGTGGACATGATTGTGCTTCCGACTAAACACAGGTAAAAACATCCTGCTTCCCCAAACTTGCCCTGCCCAGGCAGGTTATACATATGGCTCCCTTTAGACTTTCCAAAATTGGGTGCGACAGAAGCCTGTCTTCTAGTAGCCTCTCCCTCTTCACCCCCAATAAAAGATGTATCCCATCACAAGATAGTGATttccaaacttttaaaataatttccttaccCGGTAtatcctgggggaaaaaaatatcaggctattttttttaggaaaaaaaaagaagataaaaataacccATAATCCCACAACCCCCCAAAATGTCTGCTTAACATGATGatgcatattttaaacataaatatataatatgtattttaaaatgagaatcttGTACCTATTTCAATTTCTCAATTATTTGACTTAAAAATCACTAGTGAAAAATTTTAGTACTAATAGTGAGTCCTCCATCCCATCATCTCTACTGGCATTAAACTCATCATATATGCTCATGTACTTGGTAACCTCTAAGATagctcttatttttatattagtaatATGACTATAATGAATAGTAAATTAATCATTCCCATATTAATTCTCTTGGGGTAAATTCTAAGAAGCATAATTATTGACCAAGTATAACTATTGACCATTATTCATTGTAAGTCTTTGATAGATATTGCCTTGTTGACCTATAAGCATCCCTCTCCTATTAAAAGATATTTCAGGGGACCCATGTGgtagtttctttattttcagtagCTATTAATTGAAGAAAGCATAGTAAAAAGCTACCATGATTCAGTTTTGATTATAAATTAAGTTGTACTAAACACAATAGAAtcagtatacatttttaaacaaaccATTTATCTTCAAAACACATTACTTGCCCAATCCACCTGCAATCCTTGGAATGTTCAGGACCTTGCTGGCCACTTGCAGCTGCTATGGATTTTCAGAATTGTATTCTGTGGATCCAGGTCCCCAAAACAGTAGGtctcacatataaattttttgtCCATTTCTCAAAGAGTTCTCTTAAGGGCCATCTTCTCTAATAACTGCTCATCTCTTCCTGTAGTTTCTTCCTGAAATGATGGGACTTTCTGGAGCTTCTTGActggaaagagaaatgaaaatcaggaCCTGTGGATTGAGACTACAAGTAGtatgggggaagggaagaggaggtgtttgtttcaataaataatcactttaaaaGCATCCACACTACTTGAGTTATTTAATGAGAGGTGGCAGTGAAGATGAGGAAGGTGAAGAGGAATATACATgacatttgttgaatattttcaatGTGACAAGGAATATGTTAAATTCTTCACAAGCATTAtctaagttattcttttttttggcggggggggggggagatgccGGGGactgaactaaggggcactcaaccactgacccacatccccagccctattttatattttatttagagacaggatctcacggagttgcttagcaccttaccattgctaaggctggttttgaactcaagatcctcctgcctcagcctcctgagctgctaggattacaagcatatgcTACTATGCCCAACTTCTAAGTTATTCTTACAACAATCTTTTGACTATGCTTATTATGACCATTTCATATGTAAAAATGAGTTTGGGTAAATTTAGTAATTTGCATAAAATTAATTACATAATTACATAAGATAGGTGTTGGGGCCTACACTTTTATCCCGTATCAAACTCTGAGGGATAGGCATTATAACACAGTAATTAGGACCATCTACTCTGAATTTCAAACCAAGGCACACATGCAGCTGTATGGCCTTCAGCAAATATCCTGACAtttttgtgcttcagtttcctcatttgtacaaTAGTATAGACATCATAGACCTACAAAGAGTTTAGTTCTTGTAGAGTGCCTGGCATAGTGCCTGACATAGTGGTCCCAACAGTTGGTTCCCCATATCCAAACAGGTTCTGAATCCATAGATTCAACCAGCTGCAGGATGAAAATatgtggaacaaaaaaaaaattgtgcctgCCACAAAATGTGCagaccttttttttcttctcattattctttaaacaatatagtataacaactatttacatgacATTTACATTGCAATAGATATTATGAGTAATCTAGAAATGACTTAAACTACATGGTAAGATGTCTACTGGtgatatgcaaatactatgccattttatataagggacttgagcctTCTCAGATTTTGATATCCTCAGGGAGTCCTAGAACCAATGAATCATGAACTCCAAGAGATAactatattcaataaatgtttactactattactattattatttttacaaaatagatGGGCTGTTGACCCTTAATTTTACAAGAATCTAGAACAAGACACAAGGCCAATTCTCCTTCCCAGTCTCTAGTTTCTAGTTTTAATCTGGATACTGAAAGTCAGCccctcatttctgtttttctccccATTACAAAAAATATGGGAGGTAAAAATGTCTAATAATTTCTTGTTTATGTTCTTCATAATCACAGACCTAAGACTTAGCTGGCCTAGGTTAAAGTCTGATTTTGACCAATGCTGTTAATGTGGACCTTGACAAACTATTTAAGCTCTCTAGCATTATTTCATTCActataaagagagaaaataataagatCTCATCATTTGAAtgcaaaatttataaaacttcatagtttacaaagcattttcataaaaagtgccattttacaaagcattttcatAAAAAGTGCCATCACCCAATAGATGGAAACTAGAGGGCCCTGGATAAACAATTAAAACAGTGAATTTACTCATTTTATCAACAAGTATAGGTATATGCCTACTGCATCCATGTGCTTGCTAGCACTGAGTATACATTGGTCAATGACACAGACAAGATTTGTGCCTTCATGAAACTCACATTCTAGAAGAGGAAACAGAtaacatgtaaataaacaaacaaacaaaaacaataactacAGATTATCATAAATGTTCTGAAAAGATATACAAGGATGTGAACTAGAGTGGGGGTATGCAAGCTTGATTTACGTTGCAAATGTGAAAGAAATGCAATTCCAGAATAAGGTTCCAGATCAGGCAATGAAGAAGTTAAAAGGGAAATGGCTATAAACTTGTTTAACACTCCTTAAAGCTCCGCAATCACTCTAAGACTATTTAAATGTTGAGAGTGCCAAGGATCAAAGATGTGTGAGGAAATTTTCTTGGGAGAGACTGTTAGTTTTCATAGTCTCAGAGTTGGAGGTGGGTGTTGGGGTGCTACTGTCTAACCTCAAGTCAGTGAAACGGGCTTTCAAAAGTTTCCCTGAGAGCTTGATAAATTTTTCCTTCAGTTGCTGATCACCATGAAATAGGAATATTTATTTCTATCCATAAGGATATAATCTATCATGACTCAACAGATTGACATTGGTATACTTTACAATATCTGGGTCATTCAATATTAAATAACACTATATATGGGTAATCTATGTTGTAGCCTACTACAAACCCCTCTAAACCCAGATTATTCCCAGTCTCTTCACACCAACTCCAGTATGGTAAGGACCAGGCCTTACATCCTTCTATCCTAGTGTGTTGAACATCTCTTAAGCACTACTTCAAATACTTTTGGTCTTAAACGCTTAGAACTATACTTACAGCAATGATTTACCTCAGTAAACTACTTAGTAGTGGTTGTCAATATAACTTGTCAGAACCTTGCCTCAAACATATACTCTATATCCCAAACCATCTCAGTTTTGCCTCAGGGCTGCTTTAACTATGCAACAGGAGACTCCTCTAGGAAACATTGCACATTGATGCATGTTAACCACAGAGCTAATGCCTAGCCAGGTGATAATTGACAATAGAGGTCAAAAGCTGGCAGATATATGCTTCTGTCCTCCATTCCTCAGGAGGGAGTTCTGAGAGCATTCCATAAGATTTCTCAGAAACTCCAGaggattgggctggggctgtagctcagtggtagagcacttgcctcgaaggtgtgagaccctgggttcaattctcagcaccacatataaataaataagatattgtgtccatctacaactaaaaacaaaaacc includes:
- the LOC113189280 gene encoding protein Wfdc21-like is translated as MKLGGFLLLAALIFLSLELQELQAAVRPLQLLGACAELCRGDWDCGPGEHCVSTGCGHDCASD